A window of Rhipicephalus microplus isolate Deutch F79 chromosome X, USDA_Rmic, whole genome shotgun sequence genomic DNA:
GATGTCCTCCAGCAAACCTGGTGTGAACTTGTATCCTTCCAAGTGACGATGTAGGGTGCGTTCTGTTGGCAGAGGTTGTCCAAGCTCCCTGACTGAGTCATAGCCACGTGCTCCACAGGAAAGTCTCATTTTCAATGCCTTTATAACAGTCTTCTTAGTCCATTGAGTCCCCTGCATTGTTGCCATCTTCAAACATTTAACTTGGTCTTCATTAAAGTATTTGTTTAGTCCTGCGACAAGGCGCTCATTTGCAGTTAGTGCCTGGAAACGCTGCCTCTGAGCAAGTTGAAGCTTCCGTAGCGTCGCCTGAAGTTCAATGTCAAGCTGGGCCACCCTCTTCTGTAGAGCTGCTTGTATCAAGTGGCCTGAAATAGTGCACCGAAATCAGGTCTAAAGCAGTTGTCAATGCTAAACAGGCAAGAGCGGGGGCTAGGTGGTGCTTCATTCATATTGAAGATGTCACACTGATACAGAAAGCGCATGCACGGAACAGCCTGTTTGCTGTTCTCTGTACGTATTCTTTATCATTGCGATATCTCCCCTAGTTTTAAATAGCATTGTTAAGAATGCGTTGCTGACAGCAAATGACCTGCATGAGAGCAGGGAAGCGCAACACAAAAACATCAGATAAGCGCAGGAATATCTAACATTCCCGCATGTTTCTTTTCCCTTGTTTCTTTCATGCAGTTCATTTTCTCTCACTCTGCACGAGTTGCACACAAATCGGTACTGTTACGGGTATTATGTATTGCTATTTACGAAACAAAGGGCCTCGACCTCCTAGTGGCATGAAAACTTGCATTGAAAGAAAGGTTGTGTCAGCTTCCGTAAGTATGTCGCTATGCGCAAAAGAGGCATTGAATGATGGCACACGAAAAAGTTCGAACAAAACTGTTTAACTCACCAGCCTGTGTACTTTGTGGCTGGAATGGAGCAGGGATCTGTAGGTCTAGTTGCATATCAGGAACATCTGCGTAGAGCACAAAGCAAGTTGACAACCAGCAATGTAGAGAGGCATTGGTATCTCACATGGGGAATACACATGCTTTGGGCCACACAAAATATCTGCCTGTTTGCTTGGATCAGCTGTAGACACAGCTTTATTAGACGTGAAGGCAAGTTTGAACCATATTTTGCAACATAAAAAAGATTGTAAATTACAAAATATAAAATATCTCTGTGCTGTCTGCACGGCATATATCGTCTGTATGTGAACGGATGAAGAGCATAAGCACGCAATTTACCAGCTGATGGAAAGGTAGGAGGTCACAGACGGGAGAAACTTACCATTCTCAGTGTTGACTGGCTGAGGTTCGACATCGACCTGTGTGTTTTGCTTGACTTTGGGGTCATCTGGGTAGGATACAAGAACATAATGAGAAATGATAACTCaagtgtcacggggtcgtgacgtggccgaagacaggagacttcttgttgggatttaactgtttatttgggcaaacctgtgcccggtaaactgaaagtccaattacagcagcagtctcgcacagatagcagtctcggactgatagcggcgaacggagcgtcggccttcgatcaacaactgacaagcggcgaagcgcgtcggcatttatactcttgctgccgaatgttctagcgttatcgctggcgtaggttccagaacaatctgtaccgttcgcacagtgggcgtgatcttatcgaaatgatctactacagtccggaaccttctcaaaaactgcaggcgcggtttgcgctgagaatcgtgtggtgttttgagacgataacaaaaacttgagaaatggaacgtggcattgcccccctctgaaaaaaggcatcgtcccgatgctttaactaaagatgaaggtacaataataatgcaagaaagtacaacgaataaattacgatacaacaataatacaaaaaaaaacactgtttcagtttgttaacgcgcatgaaacggcttgaggcgcgcgacatgtacgacttcaggtcgcgatcggcgtcgttgagagttcgtgataccgtccgggacaacctcgtaatcaagtgggccgagacgtcgaaccaccttgtacggtccgaagtaccgtcgcagaagcttttcacttagtccacgtcggcgtatcggcgtccacacgcaaacacgttcaccgggctggtattccacgaagcgtcgtcgaaggttgtaacggtggctgtcggtcgtctgttgattcttgatacgaagacgcgcaagttgtcgggcttcttcgtcacgttgaaggtactcgctcacatcgaggttttcttcgtcggtgacgttgggtaacatggcatcgagcgtcgttgccgggctccttccgtagaccaatttgtatggagatatctgcgtcgtctcctgcaccgccgtgttgtatgtgaaggtcacatacagaaaaatggcgtcccacgtcttgtgttcgacatcgacgtacattgacagcatgtcggcgatcgtcttgttaagccgctcggtgaggccgttggtctgtgggtggtacgctgtcgtccgacggtggtttgtttggctatatgccaagatcgcttgagttaagtcggcagtgaatgccgttcctctgtcggtgataaggacctccggggcgccgtgatgtAGGACgacattttcgacgaagaacttagctacctcggatgcactgccttttggcagggcttttgtctcggcgtagcgggtgaggtagttagtagctaccacgatctacttgtttccgaaagccggcGTCGgtaacggccccagtaggtccataccaatctgctggaaaggtcggcaaggtggatcaattggctgcagaagtcccgctggccttgtcggcggtgtcttgcgtcgcttacagtcccggcatgtcctcacataacgagtgacgtcagtggtaagacgtggccagtagtacctttcttgtatcctcgcgagcgtgcgagaaacaccgaggtgccctgccgttggatcgtcgtgcagggcctgcaggagttctggtcgcagagctgaaggcaccacaaggaggtacttagctcgaagcggtgaaaagtttttcttttatagaagaccgtttcgtagaaagaacgacgcaagtgcgcgcttgaataccttcgggacttcggcggtcctgccttcgaggtattctattagggccttaagttccgggtcggcccgctgtcgttcagcgaagtcgtcggcagttatcgttcccaagaagtagtcgtcatccgggtcgttgggtagcggttggtcgacaggcgcatgagagagacagtcggcgtcggagtgttttttgccggacttgtaaatgacagtaatgtcatactcttgaagtctcaggccctatcgtgcgaggcgacctgaagggtccttcaaggtggctagccaacacaaggcgtggtggtcgctcacaactttgaagggcctgccgtagaggtaggggcgaaattttgacgtagcccagatgatggcgaggcactccttttctgttgtggaataatttgcttctgctttggatagcgatcggctggcgttgccccgccgcggtggtctagtggctaaggtactcggctgctgacccgcaggtcgcgggttcgattcccggctccggcggctgcatttccgatggaggcgggaatgttgtaggcccgtgtactcagatttgggtgcatgttagagaaccccaggtggtcaaaatttccggagccctccactacggcgtctctcataatcaaatggtggttttgggacgttaaaccccacaaatcaatcaatcaaccagcgatcagtggcgtaactaataaccctttcaagtccatcagccctctgcacaagaacggcgccaagacctacactgcttgcgtcagtatgtatttctgtctcggcgaattcgtcgaaatgggcaagtaatggaggctgcttcgttcatgtaccggacgccccccgtcaagccgtgtacccagcaccttcaccagatctcacggggtcgtgacgtggccgaagacaggagacttgttgggatttaactgtttatctgggcgaacctgtgcccggtaaacggaaagtccaattacagcagcagtctcgcacagatagcagtctcggactgatagcggcgaacggagcgtcggccttcgatcaacaactgacaagcggcgaagcgcgtcggcatttatactcttgctgccaaatgttttagcgttatcgctggcggtagcgtaggttccagaacaatctgtaccgttcgcacagtgggcgtgatcttatcgaaatgatctactacagtccggaaccttctcgaaaactgcaggcgcggtttgcgctgagaatcgtgtggtgttttggacgataacaaaaacttgggaaatggaacgtggcattacgTGGCACAAGGATTGTTTTTATTGCAATAATCAAATTTGACTTGAACGCTGTGAATAGCATTCAAGATCATTTGTCCTAATGAACACCGTGAACATACCAGTACTTTCCACTCTTGTTCTTTTAGGGGGTGGCTTGCGTGGCTTTGCAACTGGTCGATGCAAAAAGATGCTTGGCGTCGCAAATGGCCTTAGCTTCTTTTCACCGGTATTTTTGAGAATAATCGGTTCAAACTGGTCTTCTGTGAAATGATCCTGTAGCAGAGTTGGAAACGACTTTCTGAACATGTTGTAAAGCGAAGTTAACAACGCGCGCAGAGATAGAGAACTAGAGATAGTAGAACTCACTGCTGAAATTTATGAATGTTTATCgctataaaaataataataattgctgaggttttacgtgccaaaaccacgatatgagtaAGAGGCATGTCGTAGTGGACTGCTCCGGTAATTTCGCGACTACTTGGGATTCTATTACGTGCACTGAATACGCGCCgtacacgagcctctagcatttcacctccatcgaaaatgcgaccgccgagGACGGGATCGAAGCGCGTCTTTccggtcagtagccgagcaccgtaaccgctGTAACTGCCATACCACGACGGCGGACAAATTTAGGTCGCGTGCAACACAATGCGGATATCTGTCAGCGAGTTAGTGGGCTTCCCTCGCTTTATTTACTTGCATGCTAGGCTCGTAGTGCATGACCTACGTCAGTGGGTTCATAAAGCACTAAAATGAATAATCTCGACAAATGTGGGCCATCAAAACCAGCGCGCACGAATGAAATGCTATTGCAGCTCGGCACATGCATGCGTATGCTTTTTCTTGCGCCTTTGTGTCGCGTTACTTACCTCGCATAGTCGTGCAGTGGCCGACGGTTCGAAGTCTTTCCGTCCAATTCTGTGCAACCACACTTTTGTTCTGGTTAGGTTCTGCTTGCCCCGCGGGATGCAAAATAACTTCTTGCCGTCTTCCGTCCAGTTTCGGCACCCACACGCACAGCAACGCGGCATATCGGACCTTCCAGAACGAAATCGCCGCACAACGTGCATAGCGGAACAGGCTAAGCGAGCGCCCTCCTCCCGGACCGCGGGAACCTTCATGGCGTAGCAAGGTCACGTGTCACAGATCAGCCTATCGCGGGCGCCGTCGGCTTCATGAAAGCTTTTCGATACTTTTGAATTTATCGAGGGACTTTATTAcaaggctctcggaagctgcgcgctcattggttcgtgcgtgatgtcatcagcaaacatggctgcgcccatgaCGATGCTGCCAAGCAAGACTCAATAAGCGCGCTGTGTTTGCTAAGGCGATCTTGATCTTGAAAAACGCCTTCCGAACATTTGGAGGGACGCATGGAAACTTCAAGTGTGCCGAGAATCACTGTGAGCGTGCCTCTACCAAAGCTGCACTTCACTGCCGCCGGCAGTGTTGGTCCGCTTCCAACGACTGCAGGAGACACCAAGAAGTGGAACATCGTATCCAGTAAAGATTAAGAAGACGTCGAGATGGTGGTCTCAGTAAGCTCTTTTTTGCAGTTCCGAACAGAGCCATAAAATGCTTGCTTACGAGACCGTCCGTGCGCTCAAGTGCACAAACGATGCTCGGGCAGgcacagcttcggttactacgcaacccagcgcgagcacgactattgctgctgttgcacagtgcATTTAGTGCGCATAAACTTCAGCGGGATAAATtaaaccacaacaaaaagaaaattaaactgcaACTCACGGCTTTGAGTGTTTGTTgaaagctataaaataataaaaaagtacgcACGCGTTACTTGAGGCTTCACTGCAGAGCTGCTATGTATTTTGGGGAAGGCATGTGCGAATCTTTACAATCGCGTGTccagagtaagcatcatgttgcaaatcactaCCGTTAGTGTAGGAAATACTGCAGTGTGCACATCGAAATTGCAAACCGGAATAGTTAGTGGTTTGAGCTTGCATTCTTTACTCGTAAATTAATTGACAAATGTCCTGTGAATGAAGAGAATAACCAGCTGCAGCTAAGTTGCGCGTAGTGTTAAAAAATGCACCCTCCTAGGTATTCTCTTTTACAGAGAATTCATGTTCGCGTTAGGCAAATGAATTATGATTGTGTGCCGAGTGCACGTGACCGGGAATGATACACTAGCTGTAAGGCTGTGAGTGATCAGtttatgaacagtttataatctGTTTGCAGCACCTTGCTGGGAAATTACATGAGCCCTTTGCAAAACTGCTAGTTCTGGCTTCatgcaaaagaataaaaaaaaaataactacacCTCAGGTTGACAGGTAATGTGTGATTTATGCAGATTATGGCACTATTACCATGATTATACTCAAGGTGTAACTAACAAAATGGTAAAATGCTGTACTGTTGACACATATTTGTTATGCATTGTTCAAAAACATACTGAAATTTTGGTGATGTTGGGAAAGTTAGTTCatatttttctttcaatgcaTGCTAAGCTTGGCCTATTGTACAAGTTGCTAACAGGTAGTATCCCTTTAGGCTGCACATAATACACGAGACACACTCTCTTCTTGTCATCATTtctaacttatttatttattcctcagTCCTCTTAGTTGCCTATGCAAGAAATCATTTGTCTTTTGCAACTGCTTAAGCTTGCTTCACTTCCACAGCACTTGTTTTCTGACTTCCCCGGATGATAAAGGGATATTAACTGCAAATTTTTGGATTTTCTTGCGTGAAAAGAAAGGCCCAACCTTCAAGGGTCTAGAAAATGTTCTGCAAAGTGCGAGTGCACTCCACAAAAGTAATTACAGTATCATTTTAAAAGCTACTTTCCATATCTACGATGCCCTGACATCGTAACACAATATGAGCTCCTCATCATGTGCTTGTGCAAGAAATCCTGAAACTCGCTCGGCTGCTAAGCACTGTGGCTCCATTGCCAACGCACAAGCAGTCATTTTTATAGATTTTATGACGCTGAGTGGCCATTTTGATACCtgatgtcatcacaactagccagattgTAGCATAAAGTCCCTAGAATGGCCTGATGTGCCACGGGAAACCTGACTTTAATACAAGAAATAATATATCTTATCACGATATTATTTGCCTCTCACTTGCTCAAAGCCATCTTTGTATCCATAAAATTCACATGA
This region includes:
- the LOC142775053 gene encoding uncharacterized protein LOC142775053 — its product is MFRKSFPTLLQDHFTEDQFEPIILKNTGEKKLRPFATPSIFLHRPVAKPRKPPPKRTRVESTDDPKVKQNTQVDVEPQPVNTENDVPDMQLDLQIPAPFQPQSTQAGSAKMP